In Candidatus Vogelbacteria bacterium, the following proteins share a genomic window:
- a CDS encoding HAMP domain-containing histidine kinase gives MNEIEQFRIESNIRFVLMRWFYLILGIGFSALIIYLQSQTSSALALPTQTVGVVGPLMIVFFGSALFNFVLLFLCQYIENKQSVLLSQLISCLQICVDLILTGVVVLFLYPEFTWSAWLLLIPLVEAVVLFNSFGPIMVGLISGLILIVVRLGGLYLPSPLLIGSELAYGASYLLIALVLSHNYQLIKPFNIFSVHKKVVKQNLAHDEQLQWVRKYGQKMEENNRKLYAKELELKLAKQELAALDEAKSKFISVTAHQMRTPLSGIKWTFNMLMSGQLGSVNDEQKKFINQGSEGVEKMISIVNNLLHVDNIETKWSEIKLNEVDVESLLDNVLAEFSNQIASKKINFKLEKPEKALPVVEADPGKLRMVLENLIDNAIKYTPEGGTVILKVDDQKINTANNSLEIIVKDSGIGIPKSEQSKVFQKFFRASNAVATEPDGSGVGLYITKDIIEGHHGALWFESNPNQGTEFHFTLPIRQPLVAKV, from the coding sequence GTGAACGAAATAGAGCAATTTAGAATAGAATCAAATATCCGCTTCGTTTTGATGAGGTGGTTTTATTTGATATTGGGAATAGGTTTTTCCGCTCTAATTATTTATTTACAAAGTCAGACCTCTTCCGCCTTAGCTCTGCCCACCCAAACAGTTGGGGTGGTGGGACCTTTAATGATTGTTTTTTTTGGATCGGCGTTGTTTAACTTCGTTCTTCTTTTTCTTTGTCAGTACATTGAGAACAAACAATCAGTTTTACTAAGTCAGTTAATTAGCTGTCTGCAGATTTGTGTTGATTTAATACTGACAGGGGTGGTGGTTTTGTTCTTGTATCCAGAATTTACTTGGTCAGCTTGGTTGCTACTTATTCCTCTGGTTGAAGCTGTTGTCTTGTTTAACTCATTTGGGCCGATTATGGTTGGCTTGATCTCTGGATTGATTTTGATAGTTGTTCGATTGGGTGGTCTTTACCTACCAAGTCCTCTTTTAATAGGCTCGGAGTTGGCTTATGGGGCTAGTTACTTACTAATAGCTTTGGTCTTGTCTCATAACTATCAACTGATCAAGCCTTTTAATATTTTCTCTGTTCATAAAAAGGTAGTAAAACAAAATCTGGCTCATGATGAGCAACTGCAGTGGGTGCGGAAATATGGTCAAAAAATGGAAGAAAATAACCGCAAGCTTTACGCTAAAGAACTGGAGTTGAAACTAGCAAAACAAGAATTAGCTGCTTTAGATGAAGCTAAGTCAAAATTTATTTCAGTGACCGCTCACCAGATGAGAACACCGCTATCTGGTATTAAATGGACCTTTAATATGTTGATGTCTGGTCAATTAGGCTCGGTTAATGATGAACAAAAGAAGTTTATTAACCAAGGTTCAGAAGGGGTGGAAAAAATGATTTCCATTGTTAACAATTTACTTCATGTTGATAATATCGAAACTAAATGGTCAGAAATTAAGCTAAACGAAGTGGATGTTGAGTCGCTGTTAGATAATGTATTGGCAGAGTTTTCTAACCAAATAGCTAGTAAGAAAATTAACTTTAAATTAGAAAAACCAGAAAAGGCTTTACCGGTAGTTGAAGCGGATCCGGGTAAATTGAGAATGGTGCTAGAAAACCTGATTGATAATGCTATTAAATATACCCCAGAAGGTGGTACGGTAATACTTAAAGTTGACGATCAAAAAATTAATACAGCCAATAATTCCTTGGAGATTATTGTCAAAGATAGTGGTATTGGTATCCCTAAGAGTGAACAATCTAAAGTGTTTCAGAAGTTTTTCCGAGCTTCTAATGCAGTAGCTACTGAGCCAGATGGTAGTGGGGTTGGTTTATACATCACCAAAGACATTATAGAAGGCCATCATGGAGCTTTGTGGTTTGAAAGTAACCCTAATCAGGGAACGGAATTTCATTTCACCTTGCCAATTCGCCAACCCTTAGTGGCTAAGGTATAA
- a CDS encoding response regulator: MAKQKILIVEDDEFLRSLTAKRLEKEGYDLAIAADGDSAVTTAEKEKPDLILLDLLLPGTNGFQALEKMRAIDGLGKTPVVVFSNLGQKEDIEKAKGLGANDFLIKANFTLDDVVAKVKSYLPQ, from the coding sequence ATGGCCAAACAAAAGATATTAATAGTGGAAGACGATGAATTTCTTCGTTCTTTGACCGCTAAACGTCTAGAGAAGGAGGGATATGATCTGGCTATTGCGGCTGATGGCGACAGTGCTGTTACTACTGCTGAGAAAGAAAAACCAGATCTAATCTTACTGGATTTATTGTTGCCTGGGACGAATGGTTTTCAAGCACTAGAAAAGATGCGAGCGATTGATGGTTTAGGTAAAACACCAGTGGTGGTGTTTTCCAACTTAGGTCAAAAAGAAGATATTGAAAAAGCTAAAGGTTTGGGGGCTAACGACTTTCTAATTAAAGCCAACTTCACTCTTGATGATGTTGTAGCCAAAGTTAAATCTTATTTGCCACAGTAA